In Chelmon rostratus isolate fCheRos1 chromosome 4, fCheRos1.pri, whole genome shotgun sequence, a genomic segment contains:
- the LOC121605076 gene encoding aquaporin-4-like — MTESGGALERLRRCCFSCPSPHCQLWSTSCRARDKAMTAFKGIWTQEFWRCVGAEFFAMLLFVLLSLGSTINWGAIEEDPRPPDLLLISLCFGLSIATMVQCFGHISGAHINPAVTAAMVVTRKLSLAKAVFYLLAQCAGAIAGAAILFGVTPASVRGGIGVTMVNSNISVGNALVVELFITFQLVFTVFATCDHKRTDLKGSSALAIGLSVCAGHLFAIPYTGASMNPARSFGPAMVTWSWENHWVYWVGPLLGGALAAALYEYLFCPDSEMKKRYSEAFIKTPFTSAKHRQDSVTAQEPLFTVMDVERAERKDREREVSEEVLSSV; from the exons ATGACGGAGAGCGGCGGGGCTCTGGAGCGCCTGAG GAGGTGTTGCTTCTCCTGCCCTTCACCACACTGTCAGCTCTGGTCTACGTCTTGCCGTGCTCGAGACAAAGCCATGACGGCCTTCAAGGGTATCTGGACTCAGGAGTTCTGGCGCTGCGTGGGGGCTGAGTTCTTTGCCATGCTGCTCTTCGTCCTGCTGAGCCTCGGCTCAACCATCAACTGGGGGGCCATTGAGGAGGATCCCCGTCCGCCTGacctgctgctcatctcactctgCTTTGGCCTGAGCATCGCCACCATGGTGCAGTGCTTCGGCCACATCAGTGGTGCTCATATCAACCCGGCAGTCACAGCGGCCATGGTGGTGACCAGGAAGCTCAGTCTGGCTAAAGCGGTCTTCTACCTGCTGGCCCAATGTGCAGGAGCCATAGCGGGGGCCGCCATTCTGTTCGGGGTCACCCCAGCCTCTGTTAGGGGTGGCATCGGGGTCACCATG GTAAATTCAAACATCTCAGTGGGAAACGCTCTGGTTGTCGAGCTCTTCATCACCTTTCAGCTGGTCTTCACTGTATTTGCTACCTGTGACCACAAACGCACTGACCTGAAGGGTTCATCTGCTTTGGCTATtggcctgtctgtgtgtgctggtcaCCTGTTTGCT ATTCCCTACACTGGAGCCAGTATGAACCCTGCCCGATCCTTTGGCCCAGCCATGGTCACATGGAGCTGGGAAAACCACTGG gtgtaCTGGGTGGGTCCATTGCTGGGTGGGGCTCTGGCTGCAGCCCTCTATGAATACCTGTTCTGTCCAGACTCAGAGATGAAGAAACGTTACTCTGAGGCCTTCATCAAGACACCATTCACTTCTGCTAAACACCGACAGGACTCAGTGACAGCCCAGGAGCCTCTCTTCACTGTCATGGATGtggagagagctgagaggaaggacagagagagggaggtatCGGAGGAGGTGTTGTCATCTGTATGA